TTAAGGCACAAGACATCTTCGCGATGGCGCGGATGATAGGCACCGCGAAACGTACCGCAGTCTACTATGCAATGGGAATAACCCAACACACCACAGGGCATGATAACGTGCGCTCGATTGCCAACCTGCAACTATTGTGTGGCAATATTGGTATTGAAGGGGGGGGGATCAACCCATTAAGGGGACAGTCCAATGTGCAAGGTGCATGTGATATGGGCGCCCTGCCTAATAACTTCCCTGGTTATCAAAAGGTTTACAATCCGCTTATCCATCAAAAATTTTCGATTGAATGGGATGCGCCAGACTTGCCAACGGAGGCTGGATTAACCTTAACTGAGATCATCGATGCTGCCTGCAAACGCGAGGTTCGAGGGTTGTATGTAATGGGTGAAAACCCAGCCCTTAGCGATCCTGATCAGTCACATGTGCTACAAGGCCTTGAAGCGCTAGACTTTTTAGTGGTGCAAGATATCTTCTTAACTGAAACAGCCCAGTATGCGGATGTGGTATTACCATCGTGCTCATTTGCTGAAAAAGCGGGCCATTTTACCAATACTGAGCGCCGCGTTCAGAGGCTTAATCCTGCGCTTAAGCCACCGGGCGAAGCGCGAGAAGATTGGGTTATCATTCAAGATATCGCGATTGCCATGGGGGGCGACTGGCACTATCAAGATGTCAGTGAGATCACCAATGAGATCACCCGTGTTACGCCACAATATGCAGGCCTGCGTTGGGAAGCGATTCCAGCACATGGTATGCAGTGGCCAAGTAACAAACATAATAAGCAAGGCACACGTATCATGCATCAGACCCAGTTTACGCGTGGTCGTGGTCAAATGGAGGCGATTCCTTTTCGGTACGCGGCTGAGTTGCCAGATGAAGAGTACCCATTGATCCTAACGACAGGTCGAGTATTGGAGCAATTCCATACCGGGACTATGACGCGCAAAACGAAAGGGTTAGATAATCTATCCGGACCAAGAGCGATGATCAGTGTTGCGGATGCTGAGCAATTGGGTATCGGCAATGGTGATATGCTCACGGTATCGACGCGCCGTGGCGAAATCGATATTGCCGCCTTTGTGACCAAGCGAATGCAAGCGGGAGTGGTATTTATCCCATTCCACTTTGCTGAGTCGCCAGTTAATAGATTAACCAATACCGCTAAAGACCCGCACGCCAAAATCCCAGAGTTTAAGGTGGCTGCGGTCAAGGTAGAGAAAAAGCGGACCTTAGAAAGCGAAACATAAAAGGGTTAATGCAAAAGGGCCGATGAAATTCATCGGCCCTTTGATATTGCAGTGGTGCAGCGCTTAATTAGAAGCGGTAGCCAACGCCGGCATAAAGCGTCGCTATCGACCATGCATAGTCATCATCTACTGCGTAGCTAGAGTTCGCATCTTGGATCTCAGCTGTGAATACGTCGCCTTCAAGGCCGGTTCTAAATAATAGATTACCGTGGTTCTCACCTAGATCCAGAGCGTATTCAACACCAACGCCTAAGTGAAGACCGCCTATCTGATCTGAATCTTTTATTGGGCCATCAATTAAATCTTTTTGACCTAAATTGATATAAGACAAACCAACCTTTGCAAACGGGCGTAGACCGTTATGGAAGGTGTAGCCTAGGTTGGCAGATACAGACAATGAATACGGGTCAAATAATTTATTTGAGTAATGTTGCTTATTCTCTTGTAGGTTGGCATTGATATTACCGTAGTCCATATAGGTCGCTTCAACGCCAACAATACGGTTGATTTGGTAACCCATACTATAGAGTTGTGTTGAGCCTTTACCTTCTAACTCAGCATCATGATAGGTACCTGGATTCTGCCAGTTACCACTTTGTGCGGTATCATCGGTAAATCCACCATCTTCGATACCAGTAGAACCTAAACCACCGAGTAGATAAAAGCCTGAAGGATCAGAGCTTGCGAATGCTGAAGAGGAGAGTAGAGCAAGGCCACATAGGGCAACGAGATTGTACTTTTTCATATTCAAACCTAATTGAAATAACATTTGCTTACAATATCATGAAGTTTACTGGCCAATGTAAATTCTATGTAAGTCATTGAGCTTTTTATGCACGCAATGGTTGAAAAGCAACCCAGTATGCCAATGTTATTGCACATTATAGCTTGAATATTATTCACCAAAGGTATGGCTATAGGACAAAATTATCTTTTGATCTGCCCCATAATCATTGTCAGCAACGATGCCAAGTAGATTAATAGAGTCTTTTTTGGTGAATTTGTAACCGATACCAGCACCTAGCCAATATCCGAAATAGTCATCCGAACCAATAGAAGCTCCGGCGAATGTAATGGCAGTAAATTGCTCATTGAGGGGCTTTAATGAGAAATAACCAAGGTAACCACCGGTGCTATCTGTTGGATGTAATACATATGGGTTTTCTCCGTCATAATTGGGTTCACCGGGATTAAGAGGGCGCTCTCCATCGGTGTAGTTAAAACCAGCCATAGGAAATATCTGCCACCCAGCAGGCTCTATACCAAATACGGAAAGGGGAACAAAGGTGCCGACACTGTAGTTATTAAAGTTGGAACCATCCTCGTATTCACTTCGTCCAAAGTTGAAGTTTACGATACCTACATCAAACAGCCATGAACCGCCAAGGCTCCATTCTTGCGTGTCGGGATGGTAACGAGCATTGATTTTCTGTGCCTCACTCAAGCCAATAGAGCCTGATATCGCATAACCAAATTTTTCCGATTCAAAGTTATAGTCACCACTGACACCGAGTTTGGTCACAATACGCGTTGGGTCATCAACGTGTTTATTGCGGTTGTCGTATATATCTGGCTGAGCTTTTGAATCTTGGGCTGAGGATGGATTGCGGTTTGTGGTGTCATCAGCAATCGCGATAGATGATGCCAAACATATAGAAACGGTGGCAAGGCCAGCGATGATTTTGTGCATTGAGCTTTTAACTCCAATAAAATAATGAGGACACACACCTTAAACAAGGTGTTTGAGGCAAGTCCTTTGCAGAGTGCTTCTGCTTATCCTATCGTTCATTGTTCAAAAGCCCACTAACAGGAAGTGTAATAGTTTGTTAATTGGAGATCTATAAACTCATCTGCATATCAGATATAAGCTGTATTTATATCTAGAGCATGACGAATTGGGGAGAGAGGTATATGGAAGTGAATCTGATTCAGCCCATTACCATATTCTGGATGCATGCAGGAAGCGGGTAAAATACCATTGGTTTGCGTATCGGTAACACCAGCTTTTGGACAACTTTCTGCGATTAAACTCACTGCCAATTGCCACTAAGGTTTGGTTACTAGGGCGTCCAAAATATAGGGTGTCACAAAGCTCAAGATCAGACATATATTGTGGGTAGACATTGACGTAAGAGGTATTCATTCCTAATGACTTTGACTGGTTATGACTACAACCAGTTAACAGCACCAGTAAAAGAACCAAGATAGGTTTTCTCATATTGGTTATTCCAGCTACTCACATTATGACAGCGCATCATTATAGAGAGCTGAAGAATAAAATGTTGGAATCTATGTATGCATTTTATTCCCTCCACTGTTAATTGTTTCAAGTATGCATAACTGGTTAGCATTTGTATTTTTTGGTTATGTAAATATTAACCAGGTTAGGTGTGGGTGTTATTTGTGTTACTATCCGCGCGTGCAATTTCGCATGCAACCTAAACGGAGGATTGTTCTGTTGTATTTCTCTATTGATAGAGATTTAGAAACACAACCTAATACATTTATTTATGGCTGAACAAAATAAAAAATACAGTATAGAGACCACTGACTATGAGGTGGGGCAAGATAATATTCAAAAATGGGGCTTTGACATACATAACCCCGTATTCGGAACTAGCGCAGTTCTTATCATAGTAACCCTTTTAAGCCTATTAATGGTTGGTCCTACAACCGCTCTCCATTCACTAAACACCCTTAAAAATGGCATCATCGAAGTGTTTGATTCCTTTTTTATGTGGACAACCAACTTTTTCCTGTTGTTTACACTGTTATTGATAGTGTCTCCTTTTGGTCGCATTCGTATTGGTGGGACTGATGCCAAATCAGAGCACAGTACGCTATCGTGGATAGCGATGCTATTTGCCGCAGGCATGGGGATTGGGCTGTTATTTTGGGGTGTTGCAGAGCCGGTCGCTTATTTTACCGATTGGTGGGGGACGCCACTCAATGTCGCCGCTTATAGCGAAGAGGCAAAATCACTGGCACTTGGTGCAACCATCTTTCATTGGGGTTTACATGGCTGGAGTATTTACGCCATTGTCGCCTTGTCACTGGCCTTCTTTGCTTACAACAAAGGCTTACCACTTTCTATTCGCTCAACCTTCTATCCGATAGTGGGGGATAGAGCTTGGGGGTGGCTAGGACACGGTATTGATATCCTCGCGGTATTGGCAACCCTGTTTGGGCTTGCAACATCCTTAGGTTTAGGTGCACAACAAGCGACCAGTGGATTTAATCATGTATTTGGTGCTGATGGTGGTATTGGTACCCAGCTTACCATCATAGTGTTCGTAACATTCATTGCGTCACTGTCAGTAATGCGTGGCATTAATGGCGGTGTGAAAATTCTAAGTAATATCAATATGGTAGCGGCCTTTATGCTATTGGTGTTCGTTACGTATATTGGCTGGCAGACGGTTCTCCCGTCGCTGTGGGCAACGATTAAGGGCTATGGCTCCAATTTTATTGCATTAAGTAACCCCCACGGTAGAGAAGATAGTACTTGGATGCACGGATGGACCGTCTTTTATTGGGCATGGTGGATCTCTTGGTCACCATTTGTGGGTATGTTTATCGCAAGGATCTCAAAAGGCCGCACTGTTAGAGAGTTTTTGATCGCAGTTATTGTCATCCCAACCGCTGTAACCTTAGTGTGGATGTCGGTATTTGGTGGTATCGCTATCGATCAGATTGCAAATAAGATTGGCTTGCTTGGCGCAAATGGATTGACCGACATATCTCTAACCTTGTTCTATGTATATGATGCTATGCCATTTAGCTCGGTTTTATCAATCCTATCTGTTGTGCTGATCTTGGTCTTCTTTGTCACCTCAGCGGATTCAGGCTCGTTGGTAATCGATAGTATCACCGCAGGTGGTAAGGTTGATGCACCTGTACCGCAACGAGTGTTTTGGACCTGTATTGGCGGCGCAATCGCGGCGGTAATGCTATGGGTTGGGGGTAAAGATGCCCTACAGGCGTTGCAGTCTGGAGTAGTTGCCACCGCATTACCATTCGCTTTTGTGCTGTTGATGATGTGCGTTAGTCTAACTAAAGGCTTAAAAAGTGAGATGTATCAGTATCAACCTCAAGCTGTAACGGCCTAATAAAGCATAGCGATTAAGCTATCGTTACTAAGCATAGTGACGAGATATAAAAAATAAGCCTGAGTGTGGTTCCACAGCTCAGGCTTTTTGTTTGTTGATTATCTAGACTATTTAATGACTGTTATGGGGTTTAGCTTGTTTGTTGTCAAAGTGAAATAATTTGCAAACCAACACAAAAAACAGCGGCGCAAAGTAGATAACCAGTAATGTTGCGGCCATTACGCCACCCATTACCGAGGTACCAATTGCGTTTCGCGCATTGGCACCCGCTCCAGTACTAATTACCAAGGGTAGAACACCGAGTCCAAATGCCAACGAGGTCATAATGATTGGACGTAATCGCAATTCACAGGCGCGAACGGTCGCCTCAAGTAAGTTTGCTCCTTTGTCATACAGCTCTTTAGCAAACTCGACAATTAAAATCGCATTTTTAGCGGTTAGACCAATAGTCGTTAACACCCCAACTTGGAAGTAGACATCGTTTTCAAGCCCTCGTAGCATAATCGCTGCTAATGCACCCAGTAATCCAAGTGGTACCACTAAAATAATGGCGATTGGAATGCTCCAGCTTTCGTACAGCGCTGCCAAGCACAGGAACACCATTAGGATAGAAATCGCGTACAGAATAGGCGCTTGATTACCTGCTTGTATCTCCTGATAAGACATTCCGGTCCAGCTAACCTGTACATCGCCTGATACCTCGGCGGCTAGTCGATTGACCTCTTTCATTGCATCACCGGTGCTATAACCAGGCGCGGCTTCACCAACAATCTCCACCGCAGAGTTGCCATTGTAGCGCTGTAACAGCGGAGACCCTTTACCCCAATGTGAAGCACTAAAGGCGGAGATAGGGACCATTTCCCCCTTATTGTTGCGCACAAACCACAAATTAAGGTCTTCGGGCGTCATGCGGTATTGGGCATCAGCCTGAAGGTAAACCTTTTTAGAACGACCGCGATCGATAAAGTCATTTACGTATGCCGATGCCCAAGCGATAGACAGCGACTGATTAATATCATTGATGTCGACACCCAGCACCTTGGCTTTTTCGTAATCGATGTCTAGATACAACTGCGCGGTATCTTCAAGGCCATTGGAACGGGTTCTTTGTAGTATTGGGCTTTGGGCAATTTTTTCGAGTAGCTGATTACGCGCCGCTATCAGTTTGTCGTGTCCCAACCCTCCTACATCTTCAAGGTAAAAGTTAAAGCCATCAGCTGTACCGAGTTCTCGGATAGCTGGGCTACTAAAAGCAAACACCTTGGCATCTTTATAGGTGGCAAAGTGCGCCATAAGTCGCCCTATGATGGCGTTAACATCACTACCCGGCTCGGTTCGTTGTGACCAATCCTTTAGACCAATGAATGCCATGCCAGCATTTTGTCCAGAGCCTGAAAAATTAAAGCCTGACACACTAAATACATGGTTGACGGTATCGGACTCGTGCTTGGTTAAGTAGTCTTTTACATCCATCATCGCCTTTTGTGTATTTTGTACCGTAGTGCCTGTAGGTGTGGTGAGCATTACCATAAAGTCACCCTGATCTTCTTGGGGCAAGAAGGAACTTGGTAATGCGTTATATAGGTATGAAGCTGCCCCTAATAGGCACAGATACAGCAACACAAAACGCAGAGGACGCTGTAGGGTGGTATGTACGGACCCTCGATATATGGCTGATAATCTGTCAAAGGCGCGGTTAAATAGGGTGAAAAACTTCAGGTTTGATTGACTGTTAGCTGGCTTTAACAACGTCGCGCAAAGTACCGGTGTCAGCACTAATGCAACAATAACCGACAGCACCATAGCCGATACAATAGTAAGAGAAAACTGCTGGTAGATAATGCCCGTTGAGCCAGACATAAACGCCATAGGCACAAATACAACGCTTAGTACGGTGGTGATACCAATAAGTGCACTGCTAATTTGTCCCATTGATTTGCGCGTTGCCTCTAATGGAGAAAGATGCTCGTCGTGTATCAAGCGTTCAACGTTCTCTACCACCACAATGGCATCATCAACCAGCAACCCGATAGCCAACACTAAACCAAACATGGTTAAGGTGTTGATAGAAAAGCCCAATATCGACATCATGCCAAATGTCCCCAGTAGCACTACAGGTACTGCAATAGTAGGGATTAAGGTCGCTCTGAAGTTTTGGAGAAACAATAGCATCACGCAGAAAACCAGCGCGATTGCCTCAAATAGGGTTTTGACTACCTCGGTGATAGAGAGTCGGATAAACAAGTTGTTGTCGGTTGTTTTTACTAAGGCTAATCCCTTTGGAAAAGACTGGGATAGCTGCTGTAGCTTTTCATCGACCGCTTGTTGGGTATCCAAAGAATTGGCACCTGTTGCCAGAGTGACAGCAACGCCGGAGGCAGGCTTACCCATATACGAAGGGATAACGCCAGAAGCCTCGCTAGCTAGCTCAACTCGCGCGACATCTTTTAGCTTGATTCGAGAACCATCACTATCGACTTTAATCAGTATATCTTTAAAGTCATCAACAGAGGTCAATAGGCTCTGTGCTGTGATGGTGGCATTGATTAACTGAGAATCGACAGCCGGTGTGCCGCCTAGCTGTCCTACGGAAACCTGACTGTTCTGCGCCGATACAGCATTAGATATATCCATTGGCGTTAGGCTATAGCTGTTTAACTTAGCCGGGTCTAACCAAATACGCATCGCATATGATGGGCCAAAAATATTAACACTACCAACCCCATTAACTCGGCTAACAATATCTTTAATATTTGAGTTGGCATAGTCTTGAATGTCACCTGCGCTCATGCTGCCATCAGGGGAGTACAAGTTGGTTACCGACATAAACCCAGAGGTACTCTTAGTGACAGAAGTACCTTGGTTTTGTACTGTCATTGGTAAGCGTTTACTCACCTGTTGCAGGCTGTTTTGTACCTGAACTTGGGCGATGTCTGGGTCGGTATTGGCGCTAAAGGTGAGAGTGATCGTTGCGCGTCCAGACGAGTCACTTTTGGATGACATATACAGTAAATTATCGAGCCCTGTCATGCCTTGCTCGATAACCTGAGTGACACTCTGTTCGATACTCTTTGCTGAAGCCCCAGGATAAGATGCTGAAATCGTCACCGCTGGTGGCGCTATGGTTGGATATTGGGAGATTGGCAAGGTTGCGATGGCAACTATGCCAACTAGCATGATCACAATCGATATTACCCATGCAAAAATGGGTCTATTAATAAAAAAATTGGATAAAGGCATGGTTTATTTCGCTGTGGTTGATACTTGAGTACTGCTTGGGGTTTGGCTATCGACAACAACCGCAAGGTCGCTCTTCATATTAATGAGGTTACTAATAACCACGTGATCGCCATTGTTTAGCCCCTGCTTAACAATCCAGCCATTGCCATATTCATTTCCGAGCACAACCGCCTTTTTAACGACCTTATTGTCTGAGCTGACGGTGAACACCCAAGGTGCGCCAGATTGGCTTCTTACGATGGCCGATTGCGGCAATACGATATAGTCACGCGCGGCAGGCATTGAGATATGTGCGCGTACATACATACCTGATAGCAATATTTTGTTGGGGTTGGGGATAATCGCTCGTAAGGTTACCGTGCCAGTTGAGTCAGATACTTGGATATCAGAAAACTCTAAATGCCCAACTTGATCGTAGGCACTTCCATCTTCAAGTGTGATAGAGACAGGTATGACGCTATCTTTGTTGGCAATGCTAGCAAACTCTTTTTTGATGCTGTTGATTGCAAGTGAGGACTGCTTCATGTCTACATAGACATTGTCAGTTTGAACTATGCTGGTTAGGTAAGAGGCTTGCCCGGCAGTCAATAGTGACCCTTCTGATACCAAAGAGATCCCAGCTTGGCCTGCGATAGGTGCTTTAATATCGGTATATGAGAGTTGGATATTGGCATAGTTTAAGGCCGCTTTACGAATTGCGACCTCAGATACGGCTTCTCTATAAGCGGCGTCAGCATCATCAAACACCTGCTGGCTGGTAAGCTTACTCTTGAGTAGCTTTTTATAACGAGCGACAGTTTTGTGTTTAGTTTGTTCGTTGGTGAGAGCCTTGGCTAACTGAGCTTGTGCACTATTGACGTTGGATTGGTATACCGTTGGGTCAATTTTGTATAGGGTTTCACCTGCGCTAACTTGAGCCCCCTCCTTATACAAACGGCTTTGCAGTACTCCTGTTACCTGCGGTCTTACCTCTGCTTGCTTTAGCGGCACGATACGGCCCGGCAATTCGGTGCTTAAGCGTAATGTGGTGGGGGTTATATTTAGGACATCCACATGTAATGGACCTTGAGCAGGTCGAGTATGTACCTCTGATTCATTGCAGCCTTGTAATAACATGCTGGCAAGCAATACACATACCGGCAGTGTGAACTTATGGGGTAGAAACACGTGAAAACCTTATAACATTAGAGAGACCTTACTAAACAGTAACAAACTCAAGGTTAAGGGAGGGTTAAGGCTTTTAGCTCAGTACTGCTTACGGATATGGATTTTGTTTATGGCTTATGCAGGGTATATTGAGCGCCGTGAAGGGATGATATCGGCTTACAGCCAGTACTCATTGTGATTGGAAATGAACAGCGATTATTCGAGGAAGATGAATGTTAGCAGAGTGGTCAACACACAAAGAGAAGCTGAGGCGTTACGTCATTAAGCAAACCGGTGATCCCGATGTTGCGGATGATATTTTGCAAGATGTCTACATTAAGGCCAGTCAAAATATTGAGCAGTTGGCATCAAGAGAGAAGATTCAAAATTGGTTATATCGAATCACCTATAACACGATTATGGATTTTTACCGCTCACAGCCCAATTATGAACCGCTGACCGATGATGTTGTCGATGAGCCAATCCCTTCAGAGGTCATTAACCTACAATCTATGGCAAAATGCCTGCGCCCTATGTTTGATTGCCTACCAGAAAAGTATCGTCAAGTTATGGTTTTATCTGAGCTTGAAGAGTTGCCACAGCAGGTTGTTGCGCAGCAATTAGGCTTGTCATTATCTGCCACAAAGAGTCGCATTCAGCGTGGCCGAGTAAAACTTAAAGGCATTGTAACCGATTGTTGTAATGTTGAAGCAGGCGCTGGAGGCATCGTTGACTATTATCCTAATCCTCAGTGTATGGATTTTGGGAAAAATGACGATCAGTAGGTAAGTTGTGAATCGATATCAGATATAGCTAATTTAAGTTATCGGCTGCGAGTTTCAAATTAATTAGATTATTTTTGCGTCTTTTGTTGATTGATTGCGTCTTAAAGGGGAATCAATGAATAATCAGTGAGAAAAATCTATGTTTACCCCGAAACTGGCATACGCCCACAGCGTTGAGTTTATCTGTTGTAGAAAACCATCTGTAGAAAGCCATCTGTAGAAAAGCGTCCCCATACAAATTGTTTAGCCTAACCTTGGTGTAGGCTCATCTTGAGATCTCTATGAAAATTCTTTGGAAACTTAAAAGCTACCTGAATAGGTTTTGGCGTGATTATATGATCGCCTTTATCGCTTTGCAGGTGGTTGCCCTGATCAACTTAGTGCCATCGTGGCTGATTGGGCGCATCGTGGATGAAATTAGTCAGGGCAGTTTAGATACGCCAACTATCGTCATTCATGTGCTGGGCATCATTGTGGCAGCGGTTGCTATGTATGGTTTGCGCTTTGTATGGCAGAGCAAACTTTATGGCGCTTCTATCGCTATAACTCGGCTATTGCGTAGTGAACTGTTACACAAGTTCTCTCAACTTTCCCCCGCCTTCTATGCGAGAAACAGTACCGGTGATTTGATGGCTCACGCCACCAATGATCTCAACGCGGTAGAAGAAACCATGGGTATGGGTATCATGACGCTGGTCGATTCCTTGATAGCTGGTGTTACGGTCATCTTGGGAATGATCTTTGTGGTTAGCGGACAGCTAACCGCTGTCGCACTGTTGCCTTTTCCATTGCTGGTTGTTATTACTCGTCGCTATGGCATTAAATTACATAAGGCCTTTGGCAAAGCACAATCGGCATTTTCAGGCCTTACCGAAGAGACTCGTGAAACGGTTTCAGGTATTCGAGCAGTGCGTTCACACGGCATTGGAGAGCGCCAGCAAAAGCGCTTTAGTGACAGCCTTGATCAGACTGTAGATGCGAACCTAGCAGTGGCGAAAGTCGATGCGGCGTTTGGACCTACTATTCAATTGGTATATGGGCTCTCATTTGTGGTTTCGTTGGGCTATGGCGCTTGGCTGATTGAGCAAGGAAGCCTAACCGTTGGTCTATT
Above is a genomic segment from Vibrio gallicus containing:
- a CDS encoding outer membrane protein; amino-acid sequence: MKKYNLVALCGLALLSSSAFASSDPSGFYLLGGLGSTGIEDGGFTDDTAQSGNWQNPGTYHDAELEGKGSTQLYSMGYQINRIVGVEATYMDYGNINANLQENKQHYSNKLFDPYSLSVSANLGYTFHNGLRPFAKVGLSYINLGQKDLIDGPIKDSDQIGGLHLGVGVEYALDLGENHGNLLFRTGLEGDVFTAEIQDANSSYAVDDDYAWSIATLYAGVGYRF
- a CDS encoding BCCT family transporter, with translation MAEQNKKYSIETTDYEVGQDNIQKWGFDIHNPVFGTSAVLIIVTLLSLLMVGPTTALHSLNTLKNGIIEVFDSFFMWTTNFFLLFTLLLIVSPFGRIRIGGTDAKSEHSTLSWIAMLFAAGMGIGLLFWGVAEPVAYFTDWWGTPLNVAAYSEEAKSLALGATIFHWGLHGWSIYAIVALSLAFFAYNKGLPLSIRSTFYPIVGDRAWGWLGHGIDILAVLATLFGLATSLGLGAQQATSGFNHVFGADGGIGTQLTIIVFVTFIASLSVMRGINGGVKILSNINMVAAFMLLVFVTYIGWQTVLPSLWATIKGYGSNFIALSNPHGREDSTWMHGWTVFYWAWWISWSPFVGMFIARISKGRTVREFLIAVIVIPTAVTLVWMSVFGGIAIDQIANKIGLLGANGLTDISLTLFYVYDAMPFSSVLSILSVVLILVFFVTSADSGSLVIDSITAGGKVDAPVPQRVFWTCIGGAIAAVMLWVGGKDALQALQSGVVATALPFAFVLLMMCVSLTKGLKSEMYQYQPQAVTA
- a CDS encoding efflux RND transporter permease subunit, with the protein product MPLSNFFINRPIFAWVISIVIMLVGIVAIATLPISQYPTIAPPAVTISASYPGASAKSIEQSVTQVIEQGMTGLDNLLYMSSKSDSSGRATITLTFSANTDPDIAQVQVQNSLQQVSKRLPMTVQNQGTSVTKSTSGFMSVTNLYSPDGSMSAGDIQDYANSNIKDIVSRVNGVGSVNIFGPSYAMRIWLDPAKLNSYSLTPMDISNAVSAQNSQVSVGQLGGTPAVDSQLINATITAQSLLTSVDDFKDILIKVDSDGSRIKLKDVARVELASEASGVIPSYMGKPASGVAVTLATGANSLDTQQAVDEKLQQLSQSFPKGLALVKTTDNNLFIRLSITEVVKTLFEAIALVFCVMLLFLQNFRATLIPTIAVPVVLLGTFGMMSILGFSINTLTMFGLVLAIGLLVDDAIVVVENVERLIHDEHLSPLEATRKSMGQISSALIGITTVLSVVFVPMAFMSGSTGIIYQQFSLTIVSAMVLSVIVALVLTPVLCATLLKPANSQSNLKFFTLFNRAFDRLSAIYRGSVHTTLQRPLRFVLLYLCLLGAASYLYNALPSSFLPQEDQGDFMVMLTTPTGTTVQNTQKAMMDVKDYLTKHESDTVNHVFSVSGFNFSGSGQNAGMAFIGLKDWSQRTEPGSDVNAIIGRLMAHFATYKDAKVFAFSSPAIRELGTADGFNFYLEDVGGLGHDKLIAARNQLLEKIAQSPILQRTRSNGLEDTAQLYLDIDYEKAKVLGVDINDINQSLSIAWASAYVNDFIDRGRSKKVYLQADAQYRMTPEDLNLWFVRNNKGEMVPISAFSASHWGKGSPLLQRYNGNSAVEIVGEAAPGYSTGDAMKEVNRLAAEVSGDVQVSWTGMSYQEIQAGNQAPILYAISILMVFLCLAALYESWSIPIAIILVVPLGLLGALAAIMLRGLENDVYFQVGVLTTIGLTAKNAILIVEFAKELYDKGANLLEATVRACELRLRPIIMTSLAFGLGVLPLVISTGAGANARNAIGTSVMGGVMAATLLVIYFAPLFFVLVCKLFHFDNKQAKPHNSH
- a CDS encoding efflux RND transporter periplasmic adaptor subunit: MFLPHKFTLPVCVLLASMLLQGCNESEVHTRPAQGPLHVDVLNITPTTLRLSTELPGRIVPLKQAEVRPQVTGVLQSRLYKEGAQVSAGETLYKIDPTVYQSNVNSAQAQLAKALTNEQTKHKTVARYKKLLKSKLTSQQVFDDADAAYREAVSEVAIRKAALNYANIQLSYTDIKAPIAGQAGISLVSEGSLLTAGQASYLTSIVQTDNVYVDMKQSSLAINSIKKEFASIANKDSVIPVSITLEDGSAYDQVGHLEFSDIQVSDSTGTVTLRAIIPNPNKILLSGMYVRAHISMPAARDYIVLPQSAIVRSQSGAPWVFTVSSDNKVVKKAVVLGNEYGNGWIVKQGLNNGDHVVISNLINMKSDLAVVVDSQTPSSTQVSTTAK
- the sigZ gene encoding RNA polymerase sigma factor SigZ codes for the protein MLAEWSTHKEKLRRYVIKQTGDPDVADDILQDVYIKASQNIEQLASREKIQNWLYRITYNTIMDFYRSQPNYEPLTDDVVDEPIPSEVINLQSMAKCLRPMFDCLPEKYRQVMVLSELEELPQQVVAQQLGLSLSATKSRIQRGRVKLKGIVTDCCNVEAGAGGIVDYYPNPQCMDFGKNDDQ